The Humulus lupulus chromosome 7, drHumLupu1.1, whole genome shotgun sequence region CCTTTTGTTCGAGGATTATCATGTCCTTCTTCAGTCGAGTAATCATAGTGTTCTTCCTCTTAATAATGTCTTCCAGTTCTGATATTCTCTGTTATGCAGGAAAATCAgatcttaaaatgaataaagagAGAAAAGTGATGAAAAGACCGAAAAATGCAAAAAAGTTTTTCAAAGGAATGAAAATAGAAGAGTACCTTTGAGCCAGCTACATCAGATGAGTGCAGTAAAGTGGTAAGCTCTTTTATGGTGGCATCCTTGTCTTCACAATCCTTCTTCAGATTGTAAGTGTCTTGTTCTATAGCTAAGTTGTTCAGCTGTATAATGATGCACAAAATGAGATCAAGAAAGAACCAACATTGACACTTGCACATAGGGTTGTGCAGAAACGATTCGATCCAATAacaaaccgaccgatccaatgtcaaccgaccgctaaaaattggacatccaatcatgattggattggatcagatgacatttttaaaaatccaatattgaatcggtcggttcttggatgacatgtaaatccaatggatccaaccgaccgatccaatccaataatgatccaataccatccaattaatattcagataaaaaatacattatatatattttttaaagttaaaatatattatattttattacatttactgtatttttattatttggatgagtaattagtgtttttataattgaaataatattttttttaaaaaaaaaaatcagcctaaataaaagttttaaaatatcggatggatccgatccgatccaacgaATAACCAATGGATGCATCCAATGGATGGAACCGAACCGATCCAATCAtccattggatcggatcggatcagttggttcaagatgattggatcggatcggttcCAAAAATCCAACATCTAATTGGATGATTGGATCAGATCGGATGGGCTTAAAAACATTGAATGtcatccaatgaacacccctactTGCACATATCCATGTGAACAAATTCTAGTACAGCAATTGTTATAATACTCAGGGTTTGATCAAACTGATATGGAGAGAGTTATCCATATGCACATTCTCAGTTGGTTATAAATTTGGGCAAACATGTTCTAGGCAGTTACCAACTTGATTGAAGTAAAaccaattttatttttatctatatggttttttttttatataatctaACATAATGATTAAAGGAAGTGGAGCATACTTATATTTCAGACATATTTAGTGTTAAAATAtgtgtgtaaataaaataataaatgaaaaaaattatgaattattggtttagtatttgaaaataattttacaaattcaAATTCATTAAGTAGGACCCATTGAAAAAATTTGATTGGTTATGTGTTCAAAAAAGTTAAAATCTCATTTTCAAAAATACTCAACCAACCCATCATAAAAATTGAAAATACTATTTTGTTGTTTTCTCTGTATTCTCATTATTGTGTGTAGAAAAAACTAACTaaatcaaaaaatttaaaatagtGTCCAAACAAAATTGTCAAATCATAAGATTTCAAACTAATATTTAGCAACTGATTGCTATTCTATTGGAtccaattttatgtttttaaatacTTATAATTAGTGTGATCCATTATAATTAGTGATTGGTAGtttgttttttaaaatcaaattcaaatctgTATTCTATTAAAGAaaattgaaaatgagaaaaactcaaaaacttgttttcttatttttgtgaaattatttttcaaaatctcaCATATTTAGCttttgttatattttcaaatttaataacaatcacagattcagtttttcATAACTCAAAAACAATTTACTGATATTGAATCGATCAtattttcataaacatatttttagtcactaaattcagattttcatttcagaatctcaaTTTTAAAAGATACAGTCTTCTAATTGCGAAcctattaaaaattattattttcaaacCGAGAACCAACCAACCCCATTCTCTTCAATATTGTAAAATGAATGATAGAATTCCcatatttccaaaagatcatTTTGAAGTAAAGAAGTGatcaaacaataaataaaaaacaaacatGTTCACATCAAAAAATCTATGCTCCTATTACAGATCTGAGGTTTCATCAGTCAGTTTAAATTTCTATTAAAGATCTATCTAAATGACATAATTAACAACATCAAAAAAACCTCACCTGGATTTCAGCAGCAGATGTGACACTGGAAGCCCAGTCTGATAAATCAGACATTCGGCGCTCCTCTTGCTCAGCAACATTAGTGAGAGACATCTTATACTGGAGAATCTCATCTCCACTGCTGCCTTTACTGAAAGAATTGCCCTGTTTGTTCACAAatcataagaaacattcacaattTGAAAATTTCAAAATAGACCAAGAAAAGTCTAACTGGCAATGGAGTGAATTGTTCTTCTTACTCCCAGCTTGTTAAACAGGGTATGATGTTGATCACAGAGTGAACAACCACAAGAGACAAGCTTGTTTTTGTCAGAGCCAAAAACTTCAATGTCCCCAGCTCCTGAGTAGTCCTTGACATTGCTCAGCTGCTCACACAAACTGTCCAACTTTTGTTGCATGCTTGATAAAACTTGATCCTGCACACATTGTTACTCTAAAAATTCAAAAACTTGTATTCAAAAATtgagttctctctctctctctctctccattagTGTTTAGCCAAATAGAACAAACATGTTCTTTTTCACATAAAAGACAAGAACAGTTTAGACCCTTTTGTCTCAAATTAATTTGAATGTTTCAAAATAACTCGTATTAAATCAAGAGTAACCGTAGATTAGAACAAACCCAGCTACTAATACAAGTCTCAATTAAAAAACActtctttaaatcataatcaaacgaAAACCCATAAAAACAGAGTGATTATTGATTACGAAGAAAATAAAAAGGATCTCAATTAAAAATCTTTTCATTATATCGGAATCAAACGAACACCCATAAAAACAGAGTCATCATTGAATACGAAAGAAGTTTTCTTTCTAAGAACCAAGAAAAAGAGCAACGAACCCTAAATTCCACTGATTTTTTGAGCTGAAAAATGAGACCATTCTTCTTGGACTCAGCAACAGCAACCCCAATGACAGCAACAATGAGGAAGCGTTGAACGGGGCTAAAGAGCTCCCAGGCCACGGCTTCATCCGGGAGCAAGCCACCCTTTATGGCTCCAGCCGAGCTGGCCTCGTCGGCGTTGAGGAGCCGTCCTTGGAGTGAAACCCGGGCGAGTCGTCGAGCCGCGGGGACAGGAGGGGTCGGCGCGATGAAGGAGCTGGAGAGGCGGCGAGTGGAGGTGGAGGAGGGCGTGAATGGGGTTAGAGAGACGAGAGGTGGAGCGGAGTTGAAGCCGAAGAAGAGGTCGTCGGCTTCTTGTTCTTCCATGGCATAAACAAGAGAGTGAGTGTTATTGAGTAGAAGAGAACTCTGtttttaaggtttttttttttgtttgttttttttttttttgagattacAAATTCAAAAAAAGTGTAGAAAAGAGGGAAAATAATGTAATGTAAGAGACGTTACGAGGCAGAGTTGTCAACGTTATAATACATATACATACAATAACATATTCTTCCTTCCTTCCATAATAATcgatatttaatataattttttttttatagcaaTCTCATTTATaatttatcattataaaataaagACTCAAAATCATCCCTAACACCAATTTTTGCAAAGATCATCGGTCAAAAATACAACTCCGTTCTTGTATAGATTGAATAACATTTTTGAAGTCGTTCTACAACAAATAAATTTTAACTTTCTCTTTATGACATATCTTCACTTAATCTAAACACGCTATCAGTTCTACCGTAAAGGGTGATTAAAGATTTAATTTTTaacaatttttatattttaattatatgttttttaagcaagtcattttaataaaaaaattgttctttattgttattattataagGGATATTTGTggtgtaattatttattttattatgtttgttgCACTTAagtattaagttatttttttagcaGTGAAAGTATTTTTTATCTATGTTGTGGTGCAGTTTAGTACAACCGTCAATTCTAAGAGAAAACAAACATGTTTTGGTAAAAGTACCTAAGTTATAAGTAAATTTCAAGCCATGGTGGCAGATTTAACGACGAAATAAACAATTGTACTAGACTGCACCAAAACATAAACCAAAACATAGAGAAAATATACTTTCGTCGCTAAAAAAAATAACTTAGTTACTTAATTACTGTATATTTTATTAAGGAAAAAAGTTTTGAGATTAGGTGATTGTTCTTTCTTGATTTTTTCCCTTATAAGACTCACAATCCATATAGTATTATGGAATAATAATCTTCTTGATATTCCTTttataaaaaagaataaaaaaaattgtattatgAGAAAGACAACTTTTATGGAGGGTGATTTTACTAAAATCACGAGATGGAAGGATATTATGTTATCAATGACgaaagattttttttctttacacAATTACATGTTTCTTTCTAAAAatattctaattttaaaaacagtagaaaatcaatatatttttttttataaagataaatgagatataattatatattataaacaCCAAATTTTTTTAAGGATATAAAACTCATATTTCTTAGTTGGTTTATGATATAATCATTAATGAATAATAGTAATTAatgtttaaatattatatatttgttTACTAATTAAGTGAAAACTTGTTTAATCATTAAGTATTTTTAtagggtttatatttttatagaccttatatttttttcttattacCTGTTTAGACtttgtatataaaaaaatttagttttgGACTCAACACAATtgttaagcagaatgattttatttttgttctgaattgttaatttggtgaattatttgtaattttagttcatAAAACTTTGATTAAAATCGGGTTTAGAGTTTTATtataactattttacaaaacaaaagatccaaaaagtaatttgtaaaaacataaggtccaaacaGTTAATGAGacccttttttatatatataagcaAAGAGAGAGTAGATGCAAAAATGAAAGTTcgtaaaagaaaatgaaaaaattatACAAGTTGTTTGACCTTGacatgttaaaaaaaaaactcatttttcaCGGGTGCAATTTCCTTCCTCTTTCCCATGCTCAGCCGCCGACCACCCCAAACAGCTGTCGTCGGCCGCTCCCTCTTTGACACACACCACCCAAGAACGGCATGAGACGCTCGCACATCCATGGTTCCCGTCAATCTGCGTCGCCATTGTCGTGAAATTTACCGGACGTAGAAATCACATGTAGAGTtcaattgtttttttttccttgtattacTCAAGGCACAAGTGGGGTGTGCTAATTAACAGAGAATAGTATGAAGGGTTTTCAATTGAAACTCAATGTTTCACACTATCATATCACTCAATTTCATTTGGTTATGAACTTAATAAATTGGACTCATCATCGGTTAAGCAAACCACAAAAGAGCCAACTCTTCAGCCTCATTCAAACACTCTAgttcaacaacaacaacaacggaAAGGGTAATATTAGCTCTAGTATCATCATACAATTGACCAATGCCACACTGTTATACCATTCTACACAGAAGGAAATAACATTATTTTACCTCTTTTTCTCAAAGATCCTTTACTTCAACAACTCCATGCCCAGACCAAAACCCCAAAGAGTGAATTCAAACAAAACTATTTACATGGTACACACAATAATTGGACGAGGTGACCTACTTATTTTTCGCTTCACCTTTCCTCCAAGCGTCGTAGCACTGTATCCGCAAAGCTTTGTTGCCTACACATACAGAAAACAATGAGCAATAATCCATCAATTGTTGATCGAgcgagggagagaaagagagagagagaggaacgTTGATTTACTTTCGCTCTCTGTGCTTTGGACTAGGGCGAGAGTGCTTCAGATATCCATCCCAAGGAACCTTCTTAAGACCTGCCCGAGCAGATATTATGTCCCGCACTCTGCACAAAACAAAAAAGCACGAAAGGGTTTAAACAACAAAATCATCTTTTCTTTTGAAGATAATATTATGTTCCAATCAAAGCACATACATGCATGATTATTaggaaggaaaaaggaagaaatTATTCATTCACCTCTCAGCAAACTCAATGGGAGTCTCCCCTGGCCTAAGATTTTGGGGCTCCAAGTACCACACATCACATACTACAGCCCACGACGTCATAAGCCGCAGCAGATGCTTTGTGAACGACTGCCTGCAAATTGCAAATAAGACCATCTTCTTAAATGTGCCCCTGACAATGTTTTCTTTAGCATAATATTGAATATCAAAATCAACATGATAAACGGTTGACTGTGTCTAAATAAATTCCATGTAGAGAACAGGTGCAtccgaatttttaaaaataaaagagagaGAGTGATTGAACAAGTATTAATAGTTTGCAAATTGCAAATGCATAACTATCATTAGATGTCAAGATCAGTATTTTTATAATCAACTCCTTACATTCTGCTATTCCAAAAAGCATCAACGAAAATTTTATTGTACTTGATTGCAACTGGGCAAACTGAACATCCGAGCTCAAACGCACCCTAAACAAACATTATAAACAAATTAGAAAGCTTATCAAATAACTAACAACTGCCCACAACATGAAGTTCAAAACTGTCACAAAGTCTACATCGATTACTAAACTTAAAACATGCGACACCCAAAAGAAACACAATTACCTACCTTCTTGAACATAACAGTATAGTGGTTATTTACACAAGTTCCTTCAGGAAATATAAGAAGAGGGTTATCAGCACCCTGCACGTGATCCCTTAATCTGAAAAGAAAAGGTAAAAAGCCATATTACAACAATATGAACAGTTTTACAggataaaattatatttataaaacttTATACTTACTTCTTTGCTACAATTTCACGGTCCTTTGACTCTGTGCGATTGAACCAAATACAGCCCACACTCTCCAAAATAGTGCTTTGCAATAGTCCTTTACAAGGAGTACAAAAGAGAAGACTAAATTATTACATGAGATTTGACGTTGGCAAAAGGAAAATGTGAAATTTAGTCACAAAAGCTGCTATTGGCAACAAGAAGAAAAAGTGGTACTTATAAGTCTAAACTAATATAAATGAAAACAAAAAAGACTCAAAACGAAGCCGTGAACTTTGATGTTTTTGTGAAAGATTTCACCTCTATAACTGAATACTATAGCAAGTTGAGTGGATTAAACCTGTCAACCCAATTTTCAATATATAGAAGCCTCTCTCCTAGTAGTATACTTTTGTCACTCCGAAACAGAAGTTTGTAGAGCACATAAATCTTCAATACTGGACTCCTAAACCAAATCAAATAAGTGTCTGCTTAGCAAAGAAACATACCAACCCATCCAGCATGCTTCTGCATTATGACCGCAAATGCAGTCATTTGTTCTAAGATGATGAAATCAATCATGGAAGTATGATTGGCCACAAAAACCTGCACAAAAGCATGACAACAAAGATCAAGACACAGATTTAAAAAATTCACTGA contains the following coding sequences:
- the LOC133790383 gene encoding uncharacterized protein LOC133790383; amino-acid sequence: MEEQEADDLFFGFNSAPPLVSLTPFTPSSTSTRRLSSSFIAPTPPVPAARRLARVSLQGRLLNADEASSAGAIKGGLLPDEAVAWELFSPVQRFLIVAVIGVAVAESKKNGLIFQLKKSVEFRDQVLSSMQQKLDSLCEQLSNVKDYSGAGDIEVFGSDKNKLVSCGCSLCDQHHTLFNKLGGNSFSKGSSGDEILQYKMSLTNVAEQEERRMSDLSDWASSVTSAAEIQLNNLAIEQDTYNLKKDCEDKDATIKELTTLLHSSDVAGSKRISELEDIIKRKNTMITRLKKDMIILEQKVVSLTRLRRPSFSSSSESPSIHIPPLTDNLLYDLDNTTSPSSSSDSDRAESPVPKTPEIPPPSFDFHSTRQQRSVPAKLSIVRTKDKHSKSRSVSPLKELSMNRKSDTFSSLKQRPLLSSSGETKRSRRPHVSAHKETTTTHKRWV
- the LOC133790384 gene encoding glycerol-3-phosphate acyltransferase 9-like is translated as MNTTSTGKLKPSISELDLDRPNIEDYLPSGTSIQPEPIGKLCLRDLLDISPTLTEAAGAIVDDSFTRCFKSIPPEPWNWNIYLFPLWCFGVFIRYFILFPVRVLVLTIGWIIFLSSYMPVHILLKGHDRLRKKLERCLVELICAFFVASWTGVVRYHGPRPSMRPNQVFVANHTSMIDFIILEQMTAFAVIMQKHAGWVGLLQSTILESVGCIWFNRTESKDREIVAKKLRDHVQGADNPLLIFPEGTCVNNHYTVMFKKGAFELGCSVCPVAIKYNKIFVDAFWNSRMQSFTKHLLRLMTSWAVVCDVWYLEPQNLRPGETPIEFAERVRDIISARAGLKKVPWDGYLKHSRPSPKHRERKQQSFADTVLRRLEER